In one Oligoflexia bacterium genomic region, the following are encoded:
- the fsa gene encoding fructose-6-phosphate aldolase, with translation MKIYIDSADIKDIKEALSMGLCDGVTTNPTLVAKTGRDFREVLKDICNAVNGPISAEVISLEADKIIAEGRELAKIHDNIVVKIPMGIEGVKAVKQFAADRIKTNVTLIFSPLQALLCAKAGASYVSPFVGRLDDVGAVGMQLISQIRKIFDNYDYSTEILVASVRGPIHVLDAALTGADIATMPLSVIKSLSSHPLTDKGIQLFLKDWEKVPK, from the coding sequence ATGAAAATCTATATAGACAGTGCAGACATTAAAGACATTAAAGAAGCTCTATCCATGGGGCTATGTGATGGGGTTACAACAAATCCTACACTTGTAGCAAAAACAGGACGCGACTTTCGTGAAGTGCTTAAAGATATTTGCAATGCGGTAAATGGCCCCATTTCTGCGGAAGTAATTAGTCTTGAAGCAGATAAAATTATAGCCGAAGGCCGTGAGCTCGCAAAAATTCATGACAATATTGTAGTTAAAATTCCCATGGGTATTGAGGGCGTAAAAGCGGTAAAGCAATTTGCGGCTGATCGTATAAAGACTAACGTCACCTTGATATTTAGCCCACTTCAAGCGCTTCTTTGTGCAAAAGCGGGTGCAAGCTATGTAAGTCCATTCGTTGGCAGATTAGATGATGTTGGCGCTGTGGGTATGCAGTTGATTAGTCAAATTAGAAAGATTTTTGATAATTATGACTATTCAACAGAGATCCTCGTTGCCAGTGTTCGCGGCCCTATTCATGTGCTTGATGCAGCTCTCACAGGAGCAGATATTGCCACCATGCCTCTCTCTGTAATTAAATCACTTTCAAGTCATCCATTAACTGACAAAGGCATTCAATTATTCTTAAAAGATTGGGAAAAGGTTCCTAAGTAA
- the folK gene encoding 2-amino-4-hydroxy-6-hydroxymethyldihydropteridine diphosphokinase yields the protein MGRAIVSLGSNLGDRKDMLKQALERISFSNKILSISEIYETYPRAGDGRDPYLNCCIELETDMNSFQLMQFLKETERQLTDTQDNERFNYSSIDCDLIAFELEVIMTPQLTLPHPDAYSRAFVMIPLSEIKPDWNHPILNKNAKDLAHDVYWPGWGTFFAHGKTLLDF from the coding sequence ATGGGTAGGGCAATCGTCAGTCTAGGTTCAAATTTAGGCGATCGAAAAGACATGCTTAAGCAAGCTTTAGAGCGCATTTCTTTTTCTAATAAAATTTTATCAATCAGTGAAATCTATGAGACTTATCCACGTGCCGGCGATGGCCGAGACCCGTATCTTAATTGTTGCATCGAACTTGAAACCGACATGAATAGCTTTCAGCTTATGCAGTTTTTAAAAGAGACGGAAAGACAACTTACCGATACCCAAGATAATGAACGGTTTAACTATAGCTCCATTGATTGTGACCTTATTGCTTTTGAATTAGAGGTCATCATGACGCCCCAACTAACTCTCCCCCACCCCGACGCTTATAGTCGGGCTTTTGTTATGATTCCACTGTCTGAAATTAAACCCGATTGGAATCACCCGATTTTGAATAAAAATGCCAAAGACCTAGCTCATGATGTTTATTGGCCAGGATGGGGAACTTTCTTTGCTCACGGCAAGACCCTACTTGATTTTTAA